In one window of Synechococcus sp. M16CYN DNA:
- a CDS encoding DUF4912 domain-containing protein, whose product MSPTISSLARLTLRQLRQIASDLGVPLYSRKSKENLVNEVAARQENRDKEVKAREAELSAPSTSVAGTRVVFLPRDPQWAYVFWEISDIDRKRAQKEGANHLCLRLFDVTGKQDSKAHPHTLQEVTVDSHSTEWYLPIPLCDRDYRVELGYRVANDWMSLAFSSVARVPALHPSEQILDQFVPFSLDMSAPASPAISEPPDAPLYEQKSISSSGLHERLYQSATVHFRRHRTGSEEFHETIYNSLDSRQPALSSSGVGLWASGRNDSGLGGVAAARQRFFWLVADAELIVYGATDPSAQLTIGGEDVPLSSDGTFRIQVPFRDGGQAYAIRAVAADGEQKHNITFNFERRTTDDNNSSARGTHTE is encoded by the coding sequence GTGTCCCCAACTATTTCATCGCTGGCACGTCTAACACTCCGTCAACTTCGTCAAATCGCTAGCGATCTAGGAGTACCGCTCTACAGCCGTAAGAGCAAAGAAAACCTTGTTAATGAGGTGGCTGCTCGCCAAGAAAATCGTGATAAAGAGGTCAAGGCCAGGGAAGCTGAGCTCAGTGCACCCTCAACTTCTGTAGCAGGAACCCGTGTGGTTTTCCTTCCCCGTGATCCCCAATGGGCTTACGTATTTTGGGAGATTTCAGATATCGATCGCAAACGTGCTCAGAAAGAAGGAGCCAACCATCTGTGCCTGCGCTTGTTCGACGTAACCGGGAAGCAGGATAGCAAGGCACATCCGCATACATTGCAGGAGGTCACCGTTGACAGTCACAGTACAGAATGGTATCTTCCTATACCTCTATGCGATCGTGACTATCGTGTCGAGCTCGGTTACCGTGTTGCCAACGACTGGATGTCGTTAGCCTTCTCGTCGGTTGCACGTGTTCCCGCTCTCCATCCCAGCGAGCAAATCCTCGATCAGTTTGTTCCATTCAGCCTGGACATGTCAGCGCCGGCTTCGCCGGCCATATCAGAGCCTCCAGATGCACCACTGTACGAGCAAAAATCTATCAGCAGCAGCGGTCTACACGAACGCTTGTATCAAAGTGCCACTGTTCACTTTCGACGTCATCGGACTGGTTCAGAAGAGTTTCACGAAACCATTTACAACTCTTTGGATTCCAGGCAACCCGCGCTCAGTAGTTCTGGTGTGGGTCTATGGGCCAGCGGCCGCAATGATTCTGGACTAGGTGGAGTGGCCGCCGCACGTCAACGCTTCTTCTGGTTGGTAGCCGATGCAGAACTGATTGTTTACGGAGCAACTGACCCTTCTGCACAACTAACGATCGGTGGAGAAGATGTACCCCTATCGTCAGACGGCACATTCCGGATTCAGGTGCCGTTTCGCGACGGTGGACAGGCTTATGCTATTAGAGCAGTAGCTGCAGATGGCGAGCAGAAACACAACATCACATTCAACTTTGAGCGTCGAACAACAGACGATAACAACAGTTCGGCGAGAGGAACCCACACCGAATGA
- a CDS encoding alpha-D-glucose phosphate-specific phosphoglucomutase, whose product MTTTSTSMRPSQHEVRLNSPFTDQKPGTSGLRKSSKQFQQPHYLESFIEAVLRTLLGVKGGTLVLGGDGRFGNIHAIDVILRMAAAHGIDKVIVPVDGILSTPAASHLIRARQAIGGVILSASHNPGGPDGDFGVKVNGANGGPAPASYTDAVFKCAKTLTHYSIIEFQPVSLESPGEQAIGKMTVEVIDGVDDFVTLMQHLFDFDQIRDLIRSGFPLVFDAMHAVTGPYARRLFEDLLGAPAGSVRNGIPLKDFGGGHPDPNLTYAHKLAKLLLQSDDYRFGAACDGDGDRNMILGHRCFVNPSDSLAVLAANATLAPAYSDGLAGVARSMPTSAAVDVVAKELGINCYETPTGWKFFGNLLDAGQITLCGEESFGTGSNHIREKDGLWAVLFWLQILAKRQCSVADLMNEHWERFGRHYYSRHDYEIVDSVTAQSLYSRLETMLPSLKGQIFAGRTVNVADNFSYTDPIDFSVTKGQGLRILLEDGGRIIVRLSGTGTKGATIRVYLEDYVPSSDNLNQNPQIALKDMISAINALSEIQQLTGMNQPTVIT is encoded by the coding sequence ATGACGACGACCTCAACCTCTATGAGACCAAGCCAGCATGAGGTTCGTCTCAACAGTCCATTTACCGATCAGAAACCTGGTACTTCTGGTTTACGCAAAAGTAGCAAGCAATTCCAACAGCCTCATTACTTGGAGAGCTTCATTGAAGCCGTGCTGCGCACCCTGTTAGGTGTCAAAGGAGGCACACTGGTGCTAGGGGGTGACGGTCGGTTCGGCAATATCCACGCTATTGACGTGATCCTGCGCATGGCTGCTGCCCATGGAATAGATAAGGTGATAGTCCCCGTCGATGGAATACTTTCTACTCCGGCAGCTTCACACCTGATCCGCGCTAGGCAGGCGATCGGGGGAGTCATACTCTCCGCCAGTCACAATCCTGGCGGGCCCGATGGGGATTTTGGTGTCAAGGTGAATGGAGCAAATGGCGGTCCCGCGCCGGCTTCCTACACCGATGCAGTGTTTAAGTGCGCCAAAACTCTGACCCATTACTCGATAATAGAATTCCAACCAGTTTCCCTTGAAAGCCCAGGTGAGCAAGCAATCGGTAAGATGACAGTTGAAGTCATCGACGGTGTCGATGACTTCGTTACTTTAATGCAGCATTTATTTGATTTTGATCAAATCAGAGATTTGATCCGCAGCGGTTTTCCGCTGGTCTTTGATGCTATGCATGCGGTCACCGGTCCCTACGCCAGGCGATTGTTTGAAGATCTGCTTGGAGCACCTGCGGGTAGTGTTCGCAACGGTATTCCACTAAAAGATTTCGGTGGAGGACACCCCGACCCCAACCTTACCTACGCGCACAAGCTCGCCAAACTTCTCCTGCAAAGTGATGATTATCGCTTTGGTGCTGCCTGCGATGGGGATGGAGACCGCAACATGATCCTAGGGCACCGCTGTTTTGTGAATCCTAGTGATAGCCTGGCGGTGCTTGCCGCTAACGCCACATTAGCGCCAGCCTATAGTGACGGTCTAGCTGGAGTAGCCCGCTCGATGCCGACCAGTGCTGCTGTTGATGTGGTAGCCAAGGAGCTGGGTATCAACTGCTACGAAACGCCCACAGGTTGGAAGTTTTTTGGGAATCTACTCGACGCTGGACAAATCACTCTCTGCGGAGAAGAGAGCTTTGGTACCGGTAGCAACCACATTCGTGAAAAAGATGGTCTTTGGGCAGTGTTGTTTTGGCTTCAAATTCTGGCAAAGCGTCAATGCAGTGTAGCCGATCTCATGAATGAACACTGGGAGCGCTTTGGGCGGCACTATTACTCTCGCCATGATTATGAAATCGTGGATAGTGTCACAGCCCAATCGCTTTACAGCAGGCTTGAGACCATGCTGCCTAGCCTTAAAGGGCAAATCTTTGCCGGGCGCACCGTCAATGTAGCCGACAACTTTAGCTACACCGACCCGATTGATTTTTCGGTGACCAAAGGTCAAGGTTTACGAATTTTGCTGGAAGATGGTGGCCGTATTATCGTTCGCTTGTCTGGAACTGGTACCAAAGGAGCAACAATCCGAGTTTATTTAGAAGACTATGTACCTAGTAGTGATAATCTCAACCAAAATCCTCAAATCGCTCTTAAAGATATGATCAGCGCTATTAATGCTCTATCTGAAATCCAGCAGCTAACTGGCATGAATCAACCCACTGTAATTACCTGA
- a CDS encoding protein phosphatase yields MFTHLATGILTGAFLAAFATPTEAGTKLPVRWNTGGAVWSVTLKEFKTFFETSKATNRALDAGVNKSGWTSEEIRTGMIKSYGVDVIGVSRFLYSSDGIEFLKDQTASYFPYWRMKKTAVAALRSAIIADSIDGEISSAGIMTALPVHFRLADTCGTYTGSQNVCAPNKCQGDAQCTSLMSWYVFLPACIQANSQLPETAVR; encoded by the coding sequence GTGTTTACTCATCTTGCTACTGGTATTCTCACAGGTGCTTTTTTGGCAGCTTTTGCTACACCCACTGAAGCTGGCACGAAACTTCCTGTGCGCTGGAATACAGGCGGCGCTGTTTGGAGCGTAACCCTCAAGGAATTTAAAACTTTCTTCGAAACCAGTAAAGCTACTAATCGTGCCCTAGATGCTGGTGTTAACAAGTCTGGTTGGACTTCCGAAGAAATTCGGACGGGTATGATCAAGAGCTACGGTGTTGACGTGATTGGCGTATCTCGTTTCTTGTATTCAAGTGACGGTATCGAGTTTCTTAAAGATCAGACCGCATCCTACTTTCCTTACTGGCGCATGAAAAAGACGGCTGTTGCGGCTCTTCGTTCGGCTATCATAGCCGATTCTATTGACGGTGAGATTTCTTCTGCTGGCATTATGACCGCCTTGCCAGTCCATTTTCGTTTGGCTGACACCTGCGGTACTTATACCGGCTCCCAAAATGTCTGTGCTCCTAACAAGTGCCAAGGAGACGCCCAGTGTACCTCTCTAATGTCTTGGTACGTGTTCCTTCCAGCCTGCATCCAGGCTAACTCTCAGTTACCTGAGACTGCTGTTCGTTAG
- a CDS encoding type III pantothenate kinase: protein MTELPHNTRRVLLIGNSRWHWGERDSFGTRFDHAYPDLARLTGELSGWAAVGAVPECLSAAGKRRITLQDVPLVGCPPWLGVDRAIGAWAGWTHSLALSLDLSSGLLLADAGTILSITVLSPDGAFLGGQLIPGYRLQLSAMTKGTEALPTVPFAPPDEERFPKKTVLAMRRGVFQSMVAAIREAQKACSGVLWLCGGDAKLLVAELRNTPLQVQLDPNLQLRGLFHLLDEYP, encoded by the coding sequence ATGACAGAGCTACCCCATAACACACGACGCGTATTGCTAATTGGCAACAGCCGATGGCACTGGGGGGAGCGAGATTCCTTTGGGACACGTTTCGATCATGCATATCCAGATCTAGCTCGTCTCACAGGAGAATTATCTGGATGGGCAGCAGTTGGAGCTGTTCCCGAGTGTTTGTCTGCCGCCGGGAAGCGTCGCATTACACTCCAAGATGTTCCCTTGGTGGGTTGTCCGCCTTGGCTGGGGGTGGATCGGGCAATTGGTGCCTGGGCCGGCTGGACGCACAGCCTTGCGTTGTCGTTAGACCTATCCTCTGGACTGTTACTTGCAGATGCTGGCACTATACTCAGCATTACTGTGCTTTCACCCGATGGAGCTTTTTTAGGTGGTCAGCTAATTCCTGGTTACCGACTCCAGCTTTCAGCGATGACAAAAGGTACGGAGGCCTTGCCAACGGTGCCTTTTGCCCCTCCGGATGAAGAGAGATTCCCAAAGAAAACTGTATTAGCCATGCGTCGTGGCGTATTTCAATCTATGGTTGCAGCTATACGGGAGGCTCAGAAGGCTTGCAGTGGGGTACTCTGGTTATGTGGAGGAGATGCCAAATTGCTTGTAGCAGAGCTTCGGAACACGCCTTTACAAGTACAGCTAGACCCTAATTTGCAGTTGCGTGGGTTGTTCCACCTGCTGGACGAATATCCCTAG
- a CDS encoding phosphoadenylyl-sulfate reductase — MIEVPDVIARTSVEVEPANQDDLQFETLRQNRLVLKGLPPQERLAWAYQQFGENFALTTSFGIQSSVLLHMLNQLPWGSLVPVIWVDTGYLPPETYTYVEQLTGLFDIRLVVAQSMVSPARMEALHGRLWDTGAVADLELYHWIRKVEPLEQSLARLNIYCWASGVRSGQTDHRRSMTWLDPIRERLSLRPILEWTRRDVFDYMQDNELPQHPLFDQGYSTVGDWHSSGPDAGDLNGRDTRFGGLKQECGIHLPQERVEGLMGEGI, encoded by the coding sequence ATGATCGAGGTTCCTGACGTAATAGCGCGCACGTCGGTAGAGGTAGAACCGGCCAATCAAGATGATTTGCAGTTTGAAACGCTGCGTCAAAATCGTTTGGTTCTTAAGGGTCTTCCGCCTCAGGAACGTTTGGCTTGGGCTTACCAACAATTTGGTGAAAATTTTGCGTTGACAACCAGCTTTGGCATTCAGTCATCTGTGCTATTGCACATGTTGAACCAACTGCCGTGGGGGAGCTTGGTTCCGGTGATTTGGGTCGATACAGGTTACCTCCCCCCGGAGACCTACACCTATGTCGAGCAGCTCACCGGGTTATTTGACATTCGTTTGGTGGTGGCGCAAAGCATGGTCTCACCAGCCCGAATGGAAGCATTGCATGGTCGCCTTTGGGATACTGGAGCTGTGGCTGATCTTGAGCTTTATCATTGGATTCGCAAGGTTGAACCCCTAGAGCAATCACTGGCCCGGCTCAATATTTATTGTTGGGCTAGCGGGGTTAGGAGTGGGCAAACGGACCACCGTCGCTCAATGACCTGGCTTGACCCAATTCGAGAACGGCTTTCATTAAGACCCATCCTAGAATGGACTAGGAGGGATGTCTTTGACTACATGCAGGACAACGAACTGCCTCAGCATCCTTTGTTTGATCAGGGATATTCTACAGTGGGCGATTGGCATTCTAGTGGTCCAGATGCGGGAGATCTCAACGGTCGGGATACGCGTTTCGGTGGATTGAAGCAGGAATGCGGTATACATCTGCCTCAGGAGCGGGTAGAAGGACTGATGGGAGAAGGCATATGA
- a CDS encoding FAD-dependent oxidoreductase: MTPHTSSADAVVIVGGGFGGLFSSLAVHRQLPDCPVVLIEPRKQFLFQPLLYELLSNELQEWEVAPRYSQLVSNKGICWLRDRVIGIDRLTHTLQTLSGDRIPWGQLVIATGSKPNDFGIPGVREHGSGFCNLSDVRYLRQLVQGFHRRRHPNAALAIVGAGSTGVELSCKLADLLEGKARIHLIEMGDSILPNSSAFNRERANAALERKDVIIHLNTSVTRVEANRVVLREDDAIAHQGLVWTAGNQPDFPCLQPPPSIIRGRLAVDGDLRLQGSTDIFAIGDTAITIDHPVPATAQVAMQQGEAVGEAIATLRIGEKPPMFQFNDRGEMLSLGIGDATLTGLGITMAGPLAFQLRRAAYLTRMPALSVGVRSAAAWLINR, translated from the coding sequence ATGACACCACATACTTCCTCAGCGGATGCCGTGGTGATTGTCGGTGGCGGATTTGGTGGGTTGTTTTCGTCTCTCGCTGTTCATAGGCAACTTCCTGACTGTCCTGTGGTTTTGATTGAACCCCGAAAGCAATTTCTTTTTCAGCCTTTGCTTTACGAGCTTCTTAGCAATGAGCTGCAGGAATGGGAAGTCGCCCCCCGATACAGCCAGCTAGTAAGCAATAAAGGCATCTGTTGGCTAAGGGATAGAGTAATCGGTATCGATCGCCTTACACACACTCTGCAGACTCTCTCAGGGGATCGAATCCCCTGGGGCCAGTTGGTGATCGCCACTGGATCAAAGCCCAACGACTTTGGTATTCCAGGAGTGAGGGAACACGGCAGCGGATTCTGCAATCTCAGCGATGTTCGATACCTCCGTCAATTGGTGCAAGGTTTTCATCGTCGGAGACACCCCAATGCTGCCCTGGCAATCGTTGGTGCAGGGTCCACAGGTGTTGAGCTGTCGTGCAAGCTGGCCGACCTTCTTGAAGGCAAAGCAAGGATTCATCTCATTGAGATGGGAGACAGCATCCTTCCCAACAGCTCCGCCTTTAACCGGGAACGTGCCAACGCTGCCCTTGAGCGTAAAGACGTAATCATCCACTTGAACACATCTGTGACACGAGTCGAAGCGAATCGGGTAGTTCTACGTGAAGACGATGCAATTGCTCATCAAGGTCTGGTCTGGACGGCTGGCAATCAGCCTGATTTCCCTTGCTTACAACCTCCACCCTCCATCATTCGAGGCCGACTTGCGGTAGACGGTGACCTACGGCTCCAAGGGAGTACTGACATATTTGCCATTGGAGACACTGCCATCACAATTGACCATCCAGTCCCAGCAACCGCGCAGGTAGCAATGCAACAAGGCGAAGCGGTCGGAGAAGCTATCGCAACCTTGCGCATTGGTGAAAAACCACCAATGTTTCAGTTTAATGATCGCGGAGAAATGCTTAGCCTCGGAATTGGCGACGCGACACTTACAGGCCTTGGAATTACGATGGCTGGCCCTCTAGCCTTTCAGCTGCGCCGAGCTGCCTACCTCACAAGGATGCCTGCCTTATCGGTGGGGGTTCGCTCAGCAGCCGCCTGGTTGATAAA